Proteins co-encoded in one Leptospira inadai serovar Lyme str. 10 genomic window:
- a CDS encoding efflux RND transporter permease subunit: protein MRAIIESFIKNRLFFYLGTSFVFLAGIVSLLGLRRDTFPNVDMKQLVITTKFPGAAPADVELRVTYPIEEKIKEIDGIDEIRSFSRNSASDIDVRVSLEEKDPEKILDEIRRAVDNAISEFPPQVTEKPKIIERKSSSYPVLEFSVFGGKDEIELHTTAEFLERELEKISGVARVDVFGKRDREWQILVNANRLKQYQLDLSDITTAIRNRNVNLPAGSVDSETAFDLRIDGEFRNPSDIYKIPIRTNDLFSKVELGSLARVEDTFEYPRFLAIANGKQGLILSVVKKERADAIDVADHVRKRLAELKKTAPPEIKTVTLSDEAKRTSKRLDIVSNNALIGFCIVFGILFLFLDFRTATITSLSLPISMLMTFAVLPFFDVSFNMISMMGLIIALGMLVDNSIVISENIYTYLGKNMDSFTASVKGTLEMLVPIFGSYLTTVAAFLPMLFMSGIMGKFVWQIPLVVIVALTASLIESFLFLPARITAFAKTPDQLKRTTGFRKTLDAFFHRMEERFSDFVAFTLHHKYSSFVIILILILASFVALSRMKFILFPKEDIEIFTVKAEFPSSFRIYQTREKMKYMETIIQSIPPDELVSYSIKIGVQQTDPEDPLSRYGENLGVILVYLTPESERKRKAGEILASLESDFRKTPSLVDVYMEEFGAAPPIGAPITVSILGKDYKDLTKVSGELQTFLKTIPGVHSVRDDYRYGRKQLQVRLDEGLESFTGVSTFAAANMLRTAYDGERAGTVRKGRTKIYLRVVYDKDFRKNPDEIKHIPLRNKAGNITHLSKISKMELVDSPELLSHREFERAITVNAEIKIDQITAHEANSKIIEVFKPLIERQYPGVSLVFGGEEKDTQRSMESLGKAGLLALFGIFAILALTMQNFWKPFLILSTIPLGIMGIVLGFPLSGKSISFLAMIGIIGLAGVLVNASIVLVDCIDSIQKGSSDSMDEILLEASRRRFRPILLTTLTTVAGILPTAYGLGGTDPVLVPMTLALGWGLGFGTFGSLLYVPVTLSVFHRFASKQSRRKTGH, encoded by the coding sequence ATGAGAGCAATTATAGAATCGTTTATTAAGAACCGATTATTTTTCTATCTAGGAACCAGCTTTGTTTTCCTAGCGGGAATCGTATCTTTGTTAGGCTTGCGTCGGGACACATTTCCAAATGTGGACATGAAGCAGCTCGTAATTACGACGAAGTTTCCGGGAGCGGCACCGGCCGATGTGGAGCTTCGGGTCACATATCCGATCGAAGAGAAAATTAAGGAAATTGACGGAATCGACGAAATACGTTCTTTTTCCAGGAATTCTGCGTCGGATATAGATGTTCGGGTTAGTCTGGAAGAAAAGGACCCTGAAAAAATTTTAGACGAGATTCGCCGTGCGGTTGACAATGCGATTTCGGAATTTCCGCCTCAAGTCACCGAAAAACCGAAAATCATAGAAAGAAAATCGAGTTCGTATCCTGTTTTGGAATTTTCCGTCTTTGGAGGGAAAGACGAAATCGAGCTACATACGACGGCGGAGTTTTTGGAGAGAGAGCTAGAAAAAATTTCCGGAGTGGCTCGTGTGGATGTCTTCGGAAAGCGGGATCGCGAATGGCAGATATTGGTGAACGCGAATCGATTGAAACAATATCAATTGGATCTTTCCGACATTACCACCGCGATTCGAAATCGGAATGTGAATTTACCGGCCGGGTCCGTGGATTCCGAAACGGCGTTCGACCTTAGAATCGACGGAGAATTTAGAAATCCATCGGATATCTATAAAATTCCGATTCGCACCAACGATCTTTTTTCCAAAGTCGAATTGGGAAGTCTTGCTCGAGTCGAAGATACTTTCGAATATCCCAGGTTTCTCGCGATCGCGAACGGGAAACAAGGCCTGATTCTCTCCGTAGTCAAAAAGGAGAGAGCAGACGCGATTGATGTAGCCGATCATGTGCGAAAACGTTTGGCCGAATTGAAAAAAACGGCTCCGCCTGAAATTAAAACGGTGACGTTAAGCGACGAAGCAAAGCGGACTAGTAAGCGTTTGGATATCGTTTCCAATAATGCCTTAATCGGATTTTGCATCGTTTTCGGTATCTTGTTTCTTTTCCTGGATTTCAGGACGGCTACAATTACTTCCTTATCGCTTCCCATTTCCATGTTGATGACCTTTGCCGTGCTTCCTTTCTTCGACGTATCCTTCAATATGATTTCCATGATGGGATTGATCATCGCTCTCGGAATGCTCGTCGACAACTCGATCGTGATCTCGGAGAACATTTACACATATCTAGGCAAGAACATGGATTCGTTTACCGCATCCGTTAAGGGAACTCTAGAAATGCTTGTTCCGATTTTCGGATCATACCTCACAACGGTTGCCGCGTTTCTTCCCATGCTTTTCATGTCCGGCATCATGGGAAAGTTCGTTTGGCAAATTCCTCTCGTCGTAATCGTCGCTCTGACTGCTAGCTTGATAGAATCCTTTTTATTTTTGCCGGCGCGGATTACCGCATTCGCCAAAACTCCGGACCAATTAAAGCGGACGACCGGTTTTAGAAAAACCTTGGACGCTTTCTTTCATAGAATGGAGGAGCGCTTTTCGGACTTCGTAGCCTTTACGTTGCATCATAAATATTCCTCTTTCGTAATCATCTTGATTTTGATCCTGGCCTCGTTCGTTGCGTTGAGCCGGATGAAGTTCATTCTTTTCCCTAAGGAAGATATAGAAATTTTTACCGTCAAAGCGGAATTTCCCAGCTCGTTTCGAATCTATCAAACTAGGGAAAAAATGAAATACATGGAGACAATCATTCAGAGTATTCCGCCGGACGAACTCGTGAGCTATTCCATTAAAATCGGAGTTCAACAAACCGATCCGGAAGATCCGCTTTCACGATACGGGGAAAATCTAGGCGTGATTTTGGTTTATCTGACCCCCGAATCGGAAAGGAAACGAAAGGCGGGAGAAATCCTTGCTTCTCTGGAATCAGATTTTCGTAAGACTCCTAGTTTAGTGGACGTTTATATGGAGGAATTCGGAGCAGCCCCTCCGATCGGTGCGCCGATTACCGTATCAATATTAGGAAAAGATTATAAGGATTTGACGAAAGTTTCCGGGGAATTGCAGACTTTTCTGAAGACGATTCCGGGCGTGCATTCGGTTAGAGACGATTATCGGTACGGTCGTAAACAGCTACAGGTTCGGTTGGACGAAGGCTTGGAAAGCTTTACCGGAGTTTCCACGTTTGCCGCGGCAAATATGCTTCGAACGGCGTACGACGGGGAACGGGCCGGAACGGTAAGAAAGGGAAGAACTAAGATTTACCTTCGAGTCGTGTACGATAAGGATTTTAGAAAAAATCCGGACGAGATCAAACATATTCCGTTGCGGAATAAAGCCGGAAACATCACTCATTTGTCCAAAATCTCCAAAATGGAGCTGGTGGATTCTCCGGAACTTCTATCTCATCGCGAGTTTGAAAGGGCAATCACGGTGAATGCCGAAATTAAAATCGATCAGATTACGGCCCACGAAGCGAATTCGAAAATTATCGAAGTCTTTAAACCTTTGATCGAACGTCAATATCCCGGAGTTTCGCTGGTATTCGGCGGGGAAGAGAAGGATACGCAAAGATCCATGGAATCTTTAGGAAAAGCGGGTCTCTTGGCCTTGTTCGGAATTTTTGCCATTTTGGCTTTGACGATGCAGAATTTTTGGAAACCGTTTCTGATTCTGAGTACGATTCCGCTAGGAATCATGGGAATCGTACTCGGGTTTCCCCTTTCAGGTAAGTCGATCAGCTTCCTTGCAATGATCGGAATTATCGGACTCGCCGGCGTGCTTGTAAACGCATCCATCGTTCTTGTGGATTGTATCGATTCGATTCAAAAAGGATCCTCGGATTCTATGGACGAAATTCTGCTGGAAGCAAGTCGAAGAAGATTTCGCCCGATTCTTTTAACAACGCTTACGACGGTTGCCGGAATCCTTCCGACGGCCTACGGGCTAGGAGGAACGGATCCGGTCCTGGTTCCTATGACTTTGGCTCTTGGTTGGGGGCTTGGATTCGGCACATTTGGGAGTCTACTTTATGTGCCGGTCACTCTCTCCGTTTTTCACCGGTTTGCTTCGAAACAGAGCAGACGGAAGACAGGTCATTGA
- a CDS encoding Wadjet anti-phage system protein JetD domain-containing protein: MISPDEIRKKCLSYYHEVLNHVILGEVSFPWEIPAGKADPEEVIRDSSLLEKLKEESKEKKGFGFLLVSFQRETRKFGTQTLPSKILFEEENDFLRFLRKEEEFSSYRSDCNLILSKIPGLKEWILKNPSLVIEESGNWEDLLTVCRFFIKNPRPELYIRELPIPVSTKFIEENKKVLRNLLDFLIPENIDLEGKDFESRYGLKKTEALVRFRILDPKIAQESSGGLLDISIPISEFRNLHLAGCHRVFILENKTNFSNIDNFLTFPKLSGAIAVFGKGYGLGILKDCIWMDKMEILYWGDIDVQGFEILSLLREQYFQTKSFLMDKETFVRFRNFAVDGVYSKSSKLDYLTESEKELCEYLRSLGSKNRLEQERIPHEYIKEKLFYL, encoded by the coding sequence ATGATTTCTCCGGATGAAATTCGTAAAAAATGTTTATCATACTATCATGAAGTTTTGAACCATGTAATCCTGGGCGAGGTATCTTTTCCTTGGGAAATTCCGGCGGGAAAAGCGGACCCGGAAGAGGTAATACGCGACTCGTCTTTATTAGAAAAATTAAAAGAAGAATCCAAAGAAAAAAAAGGATTCGGATTCCTGTTAGTTTCTTTTCAAAGGGAAACAAGAAAATTCGGGACCCAGACTCTTCCATCGAAAATACTGTTTGAAGAGGAAAATGATTTTTTACGTTTTTTGCGTAAGGAAGAGGAATTTTCGTCTTATCGATCGGATTGCAACCTTATCCTATCCAAAATTCCCGGACTTAAGGAGTGGATATTGAAAAATCCCTCTCTTGTAATCGAAGAATCGGGAAATTGGGAAGATCTTCTTACGGTTTGTCGCTTTTTTATAAAAAACCCGAGACCTGAGTTATACATTCGTGAATTACCTATTCCTGTTTCTACAAAATTTATCGAAGAAAATAAAAAAGTGCTTAGAAACCTTTTGGATTTTTTAATTCCGGAGAATATCGATTTGGAAGGAAAGGATTTCGAATCCCGATACGGATTGAAAAAGACGGAAGCTTTGGTTCGTTTCCGTATATTGGATCCGAAAATCGCCCAGGAATCTAGCGGTGGATTATTGGATATAAGTATTCCGATCTCCGAATTTCGCAATCTACATCTAGCCGGATGTCACCGTGTTTTTATCCTGGAGAATAAGACGAATTTTTCTAATATCGATAATTTCCTGACTTTCCCGAAGCTTTCGGGAGCGATTGCCGTTTTCGGAAAAGGATATGGTCTTGGAATTCTTAAGGACTGCATTTGGATGGACAAAATGGAGATCTTGTATTGGGGAGACATAGACGTCCAAGGATTTGAAATCCTGTCTTTACTAAGAGAGCAGTATTTCCAGACTAAATCCTTTCTGATGGATAAGGAAACTTTCGTAAGATTTCGGAATTTTGCGGTAGATGGAGTTTATTCTAAGTCTTCCAAATTGGATTACTTGACGGAATCCGAAAAGGAACTTTGCGAATATCTAAGGTCCTTAGGATCCAAAAATCGTTTGGAGCAAGAGCGAATTCCCCATGAGTATATTAAAGAAAAATTATTCTATTTATAG
- a CDS encoding ATP-binding protein: MADLFSPGEIAFNTGYRLKSLEILNWGTFHGKIWKLNAEGETFLLTGLNGSGKSTLVDAILTLLVPSTKRNYNLASGLESKKRDRSEKSYVEGHYDRSSSGSEGILKIRGKQEECYSVLSAVFDAKGKFPSVRIAQIFWFESGELRRIYLISEASLDFEKDLVLRNRTIKELRSDLKNLGARLYDNFKAYGVDFRKAVGLESEKAIDLFNQIVAIKSLGVLNEFVREHMLEARDKRSRIDELDRNFSDLNETYEAILSAREQLRLLEPIEKKAFEYGDWKNKAEEIQDLISFTPQYFTQKKYELHKIKEQDYIHDLSRVQDRLKELNSLTESLKEEERALYYSLENNDTQKRISDLKRKFEDIQSNLNRRRIERKKYSEYLLKLDLEDVLIEETFYSNVRKAGDKFSNSASAREEIRSRLADLKVQWKESESEFNSVQSELEYLKKNPENLPRYVSSMRERISDAIGIPPKKFPFICELIRVKESEKEWTGALERLLHNFGLRMLVAEEDFEKFSSYVNSSDLNGKLVFSKMVTSTGPILHPKDKDEVFYKLEIKPSLTKFQKEWLEAQILREFGHICGDLQRLKKEEKALTKQGLVKSGKIRHEKDDRKNINDARNYILGWNNQEKIAALESDFARLGQEIYKIEANIEKVKEDETRNDVLRDDLKSFLRFEQFSQIDDQSLEEPLERTRKEIQELEVLSEEYGKLKEQYESAKARFSEAEGREKETTKEFTLLEERLSNLRKEMEDLTFRMKEFDPERSVRLEPVLKERLGDIIFNLESISEKERKFSEDFVKERAYFREKMDFIAEELNKGMDRYVKRFREDADREELSVSISNVAGFAKLTERIRKDRLPEFQEKFRSMMSDKVAKQILEFKAELEDDVTEIKIRIDDLNKSLRYLDYSKGKSYIQIRYFETKDREIIGSTGFKELLRDSIPDMGDNSNNEEKFSRIRELLGKLKGENGSDRWSRFVTDPRNWLDFQAAEFQRDTDEIIRIYDSSAGKSGGQTVKLAYTVLASAIAYQFKIREPNSFRFVVIDEMFNNLDNENSRYAMDLFRQLGLQLLVVTPMDKIAVVEPYVQSVYFVKNNSDGNESKVYPITKEKLHSEEEGMDDRKAGNF, from the coding sequence ATGGCGGATTTATTTTCTCCCGGCGAAATTGCATTCAATACCGGGTATAGACTCAAGTCATTGGAGATTTTAAATTGGGGAACGTTCCATGGCAAAATCTGGAAATTAAATGCGGAAGGAGAGACTTTTCTTTTAACCGGATTGAACGGATCCGGTAAGTCGACCTTGGTAGATGCGATCCTTACTTTACTTGTTCCGTCTACAAAAAGAAATTATAATTTAGCATCCGGGTTGGAGAGTAAAAAGAGGGATAGATCTGAAAAATCATATGTGGAAGGACATTACGACCGGTCTTCATCCGGTAGCGAGGGCATTCTTAAAATTCGAGGAAAACAGGAAGAATGTTATTCCGTTCTTTCCGCCGTCTTCGATGCGAAAGGAAAATTTCCCTCCGTTAGGATCGCTCAAATCTTCTGGTTTGAATCCGGGGAATTAAGGAGAATTTATCTTATTTCCGAAGCGAGTTTGGATTTTGAAAAGGATTTGGTATTAAGAAACAGAACCATCAAGGAACTTCGATCCGATCTAAAAAATCTGGGAGCCAGGCTATACGATAATTTTAAGGCTTACGGAGTGGATTTTAGAAAAGCGGTGGGCCTGGAATCGGAAAAAGCGATCGATCTTTTCAATCAGATCGTGGCGATTAAATCACTCGGTGTTTTGAACGAATTTGTTCGAGAGCATATGCTCGAAGCGAGGGATAAAAGATCCAGGATCGATGAACTGGATAGAAATTTTTCCGATCTAAATGAAACATATGAAGCCATTCTGAGTGCAAGAGAGCAGTTGCGGCTTTTGGAGCCTATAGAAAAAAAAGCATTCGAATACGGGGACTGGAAGAATAAGGCCGAAGAGATTCAGGATTTAATCTCATTTACGCCTCAGTATTTTACTCAGAAAAAATACGAACTTCATAAAATTAAAGAGCAGGATTATATCCACGATCTATCTCGCGTTCAGGACCGGCTAAAGGAATTAAATTCTTTAACGGAATCCTTGAAAGAAGAAGAGCGAGCGTTGTACTATTCGTTGGAAAATAACGACACTCAGAAACGAATTTCCGATTTGAAAAGAAAGTTTGAGGACATTCAGTCAAATCTGAATAGACGCCGTATCGAACGGAAAAAATATTCCGAGTATCTTCTTAAGCTCGATTTGGAGGATGTATTAATCGAGGAAACTTTCTATTCGAATGTCCGCAAAGCCGGTGATAAATTTTCGAATTCCGCTTCGGCCCGAGAGGAAATTAGGAGCCGTCTAGCGGATTTAAAGGTTCAGTGGAAGGAATCCGAATCCGAATTCAATTCGGTCCAGTCAGAATTGGAATATCTTAAAAAGAATCCGGAGAATCTTCCCAGGTACGTGTCTTCCATGAGGGAAAGGATTTCCGACGCCATAGGAATTCCCCCAAAAAAGTTTCCATTTATTTGCGAGCTTATCCGAGTAAAAGAATCGGAGAAGGAATGGACCGGCGCTTTGGAAAGATTACTTCATAATTTCGGCTTACGCATGTTAGTTGCGGAAGAGGACTTTGAGAAATTTTCCTCGTATGTGAATTCTTCTGATTTGAATGGAAAACTTGTTTTTTCCAAAATGGTAACTTCAACGGGTCCTATATTGCATCCGAAGGATAAGGATGAGGTTTTTTATAAACTCGAAATCAAGCCTTCCTTAACGAAATTTCAGAAAGAATGGTTGGAAGCGCAGATTCTGAGAGAATTCGGACATATCTGCGGAGATCTACAACGTCTGAAAAAAGAAGAAAAAGCTCTTACCAAACAAGGCCTGGTCAAGTCGGGCAAAATCCGCCACGAGAAGGATGACCGTAAAAATATAAACGACGCTAGAAACTATATTCTAGGTTGGAATAATCAGGAAAAAATTGCGGCTCTCGAGTCCGACTTCGCGCGGTTAGGTCAGGAGATATACAAGATCGAGGCGAATATCGAGAAAGTGAAAGAAGACGAAACGCGGAACGATGTTTTACGCGATGATCTGAAATCTTTTCTAAGGTTTGAGCAATTCTCCCAAATCGACGATCAAAGTTTGGAAGAACCGCTTGAAAGAACCCGAAAGGAGATCCAAGAATTAGAAGTTCTTTCGGAGGAATACGGCAAGTTAAAAGAACAATATGAATCCGCAAAGGCTCGCTTTTCCGAGGCAGAAGGCAGGGAAAAAGAAACCACCAAGGAATTTACTCTTTTAGAAGAACGACTCTCTAATTTAAGAAAGGAAATGGAAGACTTAACGTTCAGAATGAAAGAATTCGATCCCGAACGATCGGTTCGTTTGGAGCCGGTTTTAAAGGAACGTCTCGGTGATATTATTTTTAACCTGGAATCGATTTCCGAGAAAGAACGAAAGTTTTCCGAGGACTTTGTTAAGGAAAGAGCCTATTTCCGGGAGAAAATGGATTTTATCGCAGAAGAATTAAACAAGGGTATGGATCGTTATGTAAAACGATTTAGGGAAGACGCCGACCGTGAAGAATTATCGGTGTCCATCTCGAATGTCGCTGGGTTCGCGAAATTAACGGAAAGGATTCGTAAAGATAGGCTCCCCGAGTTCCAGGAAAAATTCCGGAGTATGATGTCGGATAAGGTCGCTAAGCAAATTTTGGAATTTAAAGCGGAACTCGAGGATGATGTTACGGAAATCAAGATTCGGATAGATGATCTGAACAAATCTTTACGTTATCTAGATTATTCTAAAGGTAAATCCTATATTCAAATCAGGTACTTCGAGACAAAAGATCGGGAAATTATTGGTAGTACTGGTTTCAAAGAATTATTACGGGATAGTATTCCCGATATGGGAGACAATTCCAATAACGAGGAAAAATTTTCCAGGATCCGAGAGTTGCTCGGGAAATTAAAGGGAGAAAATGGCTCCGATCGTTGGTCCCGGTTCGTAACGGATCCCAGAAATTGGTTGGATTTCCAGGCGGCAGAATTCCAAAGGGATACGGACGAGATCATCCGGATTTATGATTCTTCGGCGGGTAAATCGGGTGGCCAAACCGTTAAACTTGCGTATACGGTCCTTGCTTCCGCGATCGCTTACCAGTTTAAAATTCGAGAACCGAATTCGTTTCGTTTTGTGGTTATCGACGAAATGTTTAATAATTTGGACAATGAAAATTCTAGGTATGCAATGGATCTTTTCCGTCAATTGGGTTTGCAATTATTAGTCGTGACTCCGATGGATAAGATTGCGGTGGTAGAGCCGTACGTGCAGAGCGTGTATTTTGTGAAAAACAATTCTGACGGCAACGAATCCAAGGTCTATCCGATTACAAAGGAAAAATTACATTCGGAAGAAGAAGGCATGGACGATCGAAAAGCCGGAAATTTCTGA
- a CDS encoding DUF4194 domain-containing protein: MDKLLPYSIAVLKLLKGSIGIDSDPKVWENLVTYEKQVREYFEKIGIFLHLDREDGYAFLRQTSDEDEIEQEVKLPVLTRKVALTKEETLFLVLLRESIIEMEEKDPSGSIIIRKEELSDRIRPFFPDSSDEVDTQKKFERLLRKSEDLGFMKQLDSETLRVEKILKAKITVSELDRLRIKFKQGSE, translated from the coding sequence ATGGATAAACTTCTTCCGTATTCGATAGCCGTTTTAAAACTTTTGAAAGGTTCCATCGGGATCGATTCGGATCCGAAGGTTTGGGAAAATCTCGTTACTTACGAAAAACAAGTGCGGGAATACTTCGAAAAAATCGGAATATTTCTGCACTTGGATCGAGAAGACGGTTATGCCTTTTTGCGTCAAACTTCCGATGAAGATGAAATCGAGCAGGAGGTAAAGCTCCCCGTCTTAACGAGAAAAGTGGCTTTGACAAAGGAAGAAACCTTGTTTCTTGTCTTACTCAGAGAGTCTATTATCGAAATGGAAGAGAAAGATCCGTCCGGGTCTATTATTATCAGAAAAGAAGAATTATCGGACCGTATTCGTCCGTTCTTTCCGGATTCTTCCGATGAAGTGGATACTCAAAAAAAGTTCGAAAGACTGCTTCGCAAATCGGAGGATCTAGGTTTTATGAAACAACTCGACTCCGAAACGTTACGCGTAGAAAAAATCTTAAAAGCAAAGATCACGGTATCCGAACTGGACAGATTACGTATTAAGTTCAAACAAGGATCGGAATAA
- a CDS encoding DUF3375 family protein has translation MDYNLFQRLFRSSSIRILRKDNAPFIIYFLEKYFRGSGRTFVPFEELKILLRHELENLRELQDTSFLRSAEVYINEWVNENFLSRRIRSSEEFEEIIVEPSSELEKVFSWMEDLRSLEDREAVGTESRFFSVMSKLKEIVEESVSDPKEKIRQLESKRKDLDEQIQKLKEGEDVSTFPSERIRGQYLYARKEALTLLSDFRQVEGNFTEITKLIHKKYLEVVQKGEILQFALDGDEELLQSEQGRSFQAFWDFLRSEQSQENFENILNSLYSLKDILALDDGKFFRSFRRNVREAGSRVNGVVSRMSEQLKKSLVERTLRDNRKSKEIISEIKHLVLEAKIDLSEENFYSVEEMSVHLPMDRPLWKGDPVDTLRYIQVSRAEEEQISSDFLDSIRGINFEIYEKRIQTLLRSFPEVSLEKVLAEFSEDIGFESIVAYISIASRGEHHSLHDSETFLCFPSFAEDNQRAYRVPKGVYRVGKHG, from the coding sequence ATGGATTATAACCTTTTTCAAAGATTATTTCGGTCCTCCTCGATTCGTATTTTAAGAAAGGACAACGCCCCCTTTATCATATATTTTTTGGAAAAATATTTCAGGGGTTCCGGCAGAACCTTCGTCCCTTTCGAGGAACTGAAAATATTACTGCGCCATGAATTGGAGAACCTTCGAGAACTCCAAGATACTTCCTTCTTGAGAAGTGCGGAAGTCTATATAAACGAATGGGTCAATGAAAATTTTCTCTCTCGCAGGATTCGATCCTCCGAAGAATTCGAGGAAATTATAGTAGAGCCCAGCAGTGAATTAGAAAAAGTATTTTCTTGGATGGAGGACCTTCGTTCCTTAGAAGATCGGGAGGCAGTCGGAACGGAATCCCGCTTCTTTTCCGTTATGAGTAAGTTGAAGGAGATCGTTGAGGAAAGCGTTTCCGATCCGAAGGAAAAAATCAGGCAACTTGAATCCAAAAGAAAGGATTTGGACGAACAAATTCAAAAATTAAAAGAAGGCGAAGACGTATCCACTTTTCCGAGCGAAAGGATTCGCGGTCAATATCTGTATGCGCGAAAGGAAGCCCTAACTCTGCTTTCCGACTTTCGTCAAGTGGAAGGCAATTTTACCGAGATAACGAAACTGATTCACAAAAAGTATTTAGAGGTCGTCCAAAAAGGGGAAATTTTGCAATTTGCTTTGGATGGTGACGAGGAGTTACTTCAATCCGAACAGGGCAGAAGTTTTCAGGCTTTCTGGGATTTTCTTAGATCGGAACAAAGTCAGGAAAATTTTGAGAACATATTAAATTCTTTATATTCATTAAAAGATATCCTTGCCCTAGACGACGGAAAATTTTTTCGAAGTTTTAGACGTAATGTAAGAGAGGCTGGATCAAGAGTAAACGGGGTTGTTTCGAGAATGTCAGAACAACTCAAAAAAAGTCTCGTGGAACGTACGCTTCGAGATAATCGAAAGTCTAAGGAGATTATTTCAGAAATCAAACATCTTGTCTTGGAGGCGAAAATCGATCTTTCGGAAGAAAATTTTTATTCTGTGGAGGAAATGTCGGTTCATCTTCCTATGGACAGACCTCTTTGGAAAGGAGATCCGGTCGATACGTTACGATATATTCAGGTATCCCGAGCAGAAGAGGAGCAAATTTCTTCGGATTTTCTAGATTCGATACGAGGAATCAATTTTGAAATTTACGAAAAACGAATTCAAACACTTCTTCGCAGCTTTCCGGAGGTTTCTTTGGAAAAAGTTTTGGCAGAGTTTTCGGAGGATATCGGATTTGAAAGTATCGTGGCGTATATTTCCATAGCAAGTAGAGGGGAACATCACTCGCTACATGATTCTGAAACGTTCCTGTGTTTTCCTTCTTTTGCGGAAGATAACCAGCGGGCATATCGAGTTCCCAAGGGTGTTTATAGAGTAGGCAAGCATGGATAA
- the cas2 gene encoding CRISPR-associated endonuclease Cas2 — MYVILVYDVNAKRVGKMLKLCRKYLNWIQNSVFEGEITPARLEKLKMEAKKIMKSAEDSIILFLSRNEKWLEKEIIGVEKMPIDNIL, encoded by the coding sequence ATGTATGTGATTTTGGTTTATGATGTTAATGCGAAGAGAGTCGGGAAAATGTTAAAGCTCTGCAGAAAATATTTAAACTGGATTCAAAATTCGGTCTTTGAGGGAGAGATTACTCCGGCAAGATTGGAAAAACTAAAAATGGAGGCTAAGAAGATCATGAAATCTGCAGAAGATAGCATAATTTTATTTCTCAGCCGAAATGAAAAATGGCTGGAAAAGGAGATAATCGGAGTTGAAAAAATGCCGATAGACAACATTCTTTAA
- the cas1b gene encoding type I-B CRISPR-associated endonuclease Cas1b, producing MKESMYLFNPGRLSKKNSTLCFTKGSGRDKEERFLPIENIEDLYVFGSLDGNSALFNFLGKNRIPIHFFDYYENYTGSFLPKDYLLSGKMLVTQAGEYKNEKSRLQIAKQIVSGAGKNILKNLQYYSTRGREVSTLISEIEILVEESSTTNSVASLMGYEGNIRRRYYNSFETIMKEFPFGSRTRNPPSNEINALISFGNSLCYSVCLSQIYHTQLNPTIGFLHEPGERRFSLALDIAEIFKPILIDRLIFRMINKKELQENDFDKELFGCFLKPSGREKFIKAFDERLKETIQHRQLEKNVSYRRLIRLECYKLEKQLLGIELYKPFVSWW from the coding sequence ATGAAAGAAAGCATGTATCTATTCAATCCCGGGAGACTTAGTAAGAAAAATTCTACTTTGTGTTTTACAAAAGGAAGCGGGAGGGATAAGGAAGAACGATTTCTCCCGATCGAAAACATAGAAGATCTATACGTATTCGGCAGCTTGGATGGAAACAGCGCCCTCTTCAATTTTTTGGGAAAGAATCGAATTCCCATTCACTTTTTCGATTATTATGAAAATTATACGGGAAGTTTCCTCCCGAAAGACTATCTTCTTTCCGGCAAAATGTTAGTTACTCAGGCCGGCGAATACAAAAATGAAAAGAGTCGATTGCAAATAGCCAAGCAGATTGTATCCGGAGCCGGTAAAAATATCCTAAAGAATTTGCAGTATTACTCTACAAGAGGGCGGGAGGTTTCAACATTGATTTCAGAAATCGAAATTCTTGTCGAAGAAAGTTCTACCACGAATTCGGTAGCATCTTTAATGGGATATGAAGGAAATATTCGAAGAAGATACTATAACTCTTTCGAGACCATTATGAAAGAATTTCCGTTCGGATCAAGGACTCGAAATCCTCCGTCGAATGAAATCAATGCGCTGATTTCATTCGGTAATAGTCTTTGTTATAGCGTTTGTTTATCTCAGATATATCATACTCAACTCAATCCTACGATAGGATTCTTGCACGAACCAGGAGAAAGACGCTTTTCTCTCGCACTTGATATTGCAGAAATCTTTAAACCGATTTTAATTGATCGATTGATATTCAGAATGATCAATAAGAAGGAATTGCAGGAAAATGATTTCGATAAGGAATTGTTCGGCTGCTTTCTAAAACCTTCCGGAAGAGAGAAATTCATTAAAGCCTTCGACGAAAGGCTAAAAGAAACGATACAGCATAGACAATTGGAAAAGAACGTAAGCTATCGAAGATTGATTCGCCTTGAATGTTACAAGCTCGAAAAGCAGCTGCTTGGTATCGAGCTGTATAAACCGTTTGTATCTTGGTGGTGA